The genomic DNA GTCTTGTCTACTCAAAATCAAAGCATTGTGTGTTCTCTGAATACTCCATGAATTCCATAGATGGATGCTTGATAGCTTTCATCCCAAAACCATAACCAAACGATCCAAATTCAACTTCCTCATTGTTGCAGTCAACAGTCTTCGGATTCACTCGATTCCGATAGCTTCTTAGTTGAATAAGATATACATTGAAGCAATAGCTCACCATGTCTTTTCTTGTCTTCCTTCGAAAGTATATGGATGGATTGTTCCAAAAAGACTTGTTTTGGGAAGGGATTTTTAACCTCATCGCATCCTTAAATCTCTTTTCTTCATCAGCTGTCCATCGAAGTGAAACTTCTTCGCCCATTTTATCAAATCCCCAATGGTAAAATGCAGAACCCAATTCAAGCTTCAGTTTGGTCCTGTTTGCAGCAATATGAAGTCTGACACAGTCAACAGAACCTTGAACATTGTAGCTACACTTTCCTCGTCTTCCTCTCCCAACAAGATCTGTTTCTGTAGTAGGTTTTGAATCATCTTTAACAGGCCATACTTGTGTGCCTAACCATTTAGAGTCACTCTCATAAACTACACCGGTCCATTGCGGGACTTCTGCTTGAACCAAGACATCTGATTTGACTGAGATAGGCCTCCTTTCACTACGTCTCAATTTCACTCTACCTTGGTGACCAAGGGGAACAGGATTATTATACATGGCAGAATGCATCTTCACCTTCTGTAAAGCATACAGTTTCGGAAAATTCAgcagattttataaaaatccatAAAAGTGACTAATGGGATAATGCGAATCAAAAGAGtggcaataaaaaaaaacagaacaaagATGACCAATGATGTTATTTCAAGTTACTAACCCATTATTCTATATGTACGTTCAAACTACCTAAGACGGGAGACTCTACTAACTTTTCTGCAAGGGAGTTACcccaatttttttctctaaactGTGTTTCTAATCCAATCTAGTCTTCTGTAACCACCCATTTATCGCAACAGTCTCATGTTTACAACACTAGGTTAAGGTTCTTTTTGTGATCCCTATCCAAAATAGATACACACATCAATTGGTATCGATTGGATTCTTTGATTTGTTTCTAATTGATATACAACTCATATGTATTCTACTGATAACCAGGCTCAATAGTTCATAATGCAACTGATCTTTTTCTCACTTGTTCATAAAGATGGAATTTTCTATTAATGTTTGACCATGATATCTTTCTTATTGTGAAGTGCCTAGGTTAGAGCTGTAATTTTGAGAGTGGTCATTTTATAGACTGGGCCAAAGCTATCCAATCTCCcctatattattataattgtattAACTCTTGTTGACCTATAGCAGTTAGCAAGCTGAGATTTTGGaatttacatatattattttagGAAAGAAACCGATAGATTGCgattatacatttatttattaaacacTATAATGCTAATCATAAATACAATCAAAAGTTAAGTAGTCATTCATGTGAAAACAATCTGGTTCAGGATATGAATCAACACAAAATATCCAATGTGCAAAATCATGTATAAAA from Medicago truncatula cultivar Jemalong A17 chromosome 8, MtrunA17r5.0-ANR, whole genome shotgun sequence includes the following:
- the LOC25502072 gene encoding AT-rich interactive domain-containing protein 2, with the protein product MVNWTSAIAIHPFDPVAQTLPEPSKWKEYKGGQNFFVQILRARDVLSMRKCAEPNSGSSSKKVKMHSAMYNNPVPLGHQGRVKLRRSERRPISVKSDVLVQAEVPQWTGVVYESDSKWLGTQVWPVKDDSKPTTETDLVGRGRRGKCSYNVQGSVDCVRLHIAANRTKLKLELGSAFYHWGFDKMGEEVSLRWTADEEKRFKDAMRLKIPSQNKSFWNNPSIYFRRKTRKDMVSYCFNVYLIQLRSYRNRVNPKTVDCNNEEVEFGSFGYGFGMKAIKHPSMEFMEYSENTQCFDFE